From Amycolatopsis cihanbeyliensis, a single genomic window includes:
- a CDS encoding LuxR C-terminal-related transcriptional regulator encodes MEPLCVAAAMRIGYAMGTAAEVEWEEMFEALASAIPEVCAAQVTGWDPIARRFVVVAERGYRKSISQDLAHALPRTRWGVQLFASRMPLLMDDMPQHFRASPHYQEKLRPAGFEDGLSATLRSEAGRRVGMLHLNAPVRQAFGERAREFVAQVGPALARRVDPLRCPQLDGRFGREWTASRLVPGGEFLPLAGREPSPLARDPRIVELAESFRAMWAAWLAFLWPDAAGWHRAAMLNVVDTNRSGVVVASTPFANELGLTGREVDVATGIVAGLSNQAIADELVVSRRTVETYVERLLGKLGCASRGEAAGVAVRAGLVRPSTGGGGVGALPRLTRGATLPWP; translated from the coding sequence ATGGAGCCTTTGTGTGTTGCTGCTGCGATGCGGATCGGCTACGCCATGGGCACGGCGGCCGAGGTCGAGTGGGAGGAGATGTTCGAGGCGCTGGCCAGCGCGATTCCCGAGGTGTGCGCCGCGCAGGTCACCGGATGGGACCCGATCGCACGCAGATTCGTGGTGGTCGCGGAGCGTGGCTACCGGAAGTCGATTTCCCAGGACCTCGCGCACGCGTTGCCGCGTACCCGGTGGGGCGTGCAGTTGTTCGCGTCCAGGATGCCGTTACTGATGGACGATATGCCGCAGCATTTTCGTGCTTCGCCACATTATCAGGAGAAATTGCGGCCCGCCGGTTTCGAGGACGGATTGTCCGCGACCCTGCGATCCGAAGCGGGGCGCAGGGTGGGAATGTTGCACCTGAATGCGCCGGTCCGGCAGGCGTTCGGTGAGCGGGCCAGGGAGTTCGTCGCCCAGGTCGGACCCGCGCTGGCCCGACGGGTCGACCCGCTGCGTTGCCCGCAGCTGGACGGGCGGTTCGGCAGGGAATGGACGGCCAGCAGGCTCGTGCCCGGCGGGGAGTTCCTGCCGCTCGCCGGGCGCGAGCCGAGCCCGCTGGCGCGGGACCCGCGCATCGTGGAGCTGGCCGAGTCGTTCCGGGCGATGTGGGCGGCCTGGCTGGCGTTCCTGTGGCCGGACGCGGCGGGCTGGCACCGGGCCGCGATGCTGAACGTGGTGGACACCAACCGCAGCGGGGTGGTGGTGGCCAGCACCCCGTTCGCCAACGAGCTCGGGCTGACCGGCCGTGAGGTGGACGTGGCCACCGGGATCGTGGCCGGGCTGAGCAACCAGGCGATCGCGGACGAGCTGGTGGTCAGCCGCCGCACCGTGGAGACCTATGTGGAGCGGTTGCTGGGCAAGCTCGGCTGCGCCTCGCGTGGGGAGGCGGCCGGGGTGGCCGTGCGCGCGGGCCTGGTCCGCCCGAGCACCGGCGGCGGCGGGGTGGGCGCGCTGCCCCGGCTCACCCGCGGTGCCACCCTCCCGTGGCCCTAG
- a CDS encoding aldo/keto reductase → MKVPHRKIGTAGPDVSVLSLGSWHTYDRMRFTDAVAMMRYAVDSGINFFDVGYYGGLVVDGKRVPESFTDVLFGQIMRAAGVPRENYLLSAKLWVNNYQEQSLSEQLDELLLRVGTEYADFAVLGDIAGLQPDLPRLVEDLGDLIARGKLGSWGVNNWSCTDIRSAHEAAMAAGVTGPQLAQLKYSVVRRSIADGTPFGELTRDIGLTLEASDVLEGGMLAGNLDPERMIGKDPGGIRGGIAGAAERLAEIARSFDATPAQAAVAFCLTHPATSTVLFGASRQEQLTENIEAVRLAQQHGAELRAAVDELWLDREAVDPEGPRSAAALNQS, encoded by the coding sequence ATGAAGGTTCCACACCGCAAGATCGGCACCGCCGGCCCGGATGTCTCCGTGCTGTCGCTGGGCTCCTGGCACACCTACGACCGGATGCGGTTCACCGACGCGGTGGCCATGATGCGGTACGCCGTCGACAGCGGGATCAATTTCTTCGACGTCGGCTATTACGGCGGCCTCGTCGTGGACGGTAAACGGGTTCCGGAATCGTTCACCGACGTGCTGTTCGGCCAGATCATGCGTGCCGCGGGTGTACCGAGGGAAAATTATCTCCTGTCCGCGAAGTTGTGGGTGAACAACTACCAGGAACAATCGCTTTCCGAGCAACTCGACGAACTGCTGTTGCGGGTCGGCACCGAATACGCCGATTTCGCCGTGCTCGGCGACATCGCCGGTCTCCAGCCGGACCTGCCGCGGCTGGTGGAGGACCTCGGTGATCTGATCGCCAGGGGAAAGCTCGGTTCCTGGGGCGTGAACAACTGGTCCTGCACGGATATCCGTTCCGCGCACGAGGCCGCCATGGCGGCGGGGGTCACTGGTCCGCAGCTGGCCCAGCTGAAGTACAGCGTGGTCCGCCGGTCCATTGCGGACGGTACGCCCTTCGGCGAGCTGACTCGGGACATCGGACTCACCCTGGAGGCATCGGACGTACTCGAGGGCGGGATGCTCGCCGGGAACCTGGACCCGGAGCGGATGATCGGCAAGGACCCCGGTGGGATCCGCGGAGGGATCGCCGGCGCGGCCGAGCGACTGGCCGAGATCGCCCGTTCCTTCGATGCCACACCCGCGCAGGCCGCGGTCGCTTTCTGCCTCACCCACCCGGCGACCAGCACGGTGCTGTTCGGTGCCAGCAGGCAGGAACAGCTCACCGAGAACATCGAGGCCGTGCGGTTGGCGCAGCAGCACGGGGCCGAGCTGCGTGCCGCGGTGGACGAGCTGTGGCTGGACCGGGAGGCGGTGGATCCGGAAGGGCCGCGTTCGGCCGCGGCGCTGAACCAGAGCTAA
- a CDS encoding alpha/beta hydrolase, protein MPLHPEARAVIAEGEAAAATLEPGALSPAEMRERFARSWRPPRDPAPVGDRYERDIPGPGGNLRIRVYRPVGEGPFPALVWFHGGGWVIGSLDENEATCRALCRGAEVVVISVDYRLAPEHPFPAAAEDAFAAVCWVAGHGAELAVDSRRIAVGGESAGGNLAAVSALMARDHGGPGLVLQLLASPVTAPPSEDRASYRDFAEGYFLSKASMDWFFEQYPRSAADLVNPYLAPLAAEDLGGLPPALVLTAEYDPLRDEGEEYAHRLLTAGVLCELARYPGQIHGFFALLTEQLSISAVAHERAVSALRRAFGSDLGTAGKPLTTTEGKV, encoded by the coding sequence ATGCCCCTACATCCCGAAGCCCGCGCGGTGATCGCCGAGGGCGAGGCCGCGGCGGCGACCCTGGAACCGGGCGCCCTTTCGCCGGCCGAGATGCGCGAGCGGTTCGCGCGGTCCTGGCGCCCGCCACGCGACCCCGCGCCGGTGGGGGACCGCTACGAGCGGGACATCCCCGGCCCGGGCGGGAACCTGCGCATCCGCGTGTACCGGCCGGTGGGCGAGGGCCCGTTCCCCGCGCTGGTCTGGTTCCACGGTGGAGGCTGGGTGATCGGCTCGCTGGACGAGAACGAGGCCACCTGCCGCGCGCTGTGCCGCGGGGCCGAGGTGGTGGTGATCTCGGTCGACTACCGGCTGGCACCGGAACACCCCTTTCCGGCCGCGGCCGAGGACGCCTTCGCCGCGGTGTGCTGGGTCGCCGGGCACGGTGCCGAGCTCGCGGTGGACAGCAGGCGGATCGCGGTGGGCGGGGAGAGCGCGGGCGGCAACCTCGCCGCGGTCAGCGCGTTGATGGCCCGTGACCACGGCGGGCCCGGCCTGGTACTGCAGCTGCTGGCCTCCCCGGTGACCGCGCCGCCGAGCGAGGACCGCGCCTCCTACCGGGACTTCGCCGAGGGCTACTTCCTCAGCAAGGCGAGTATGGACTGGTTCTTCGAGCAGTACCCGCGCAGCGCCGCCGACCTGGTCAACCCCTACCTCGCGCCGCTGGCCGCCGAGGATCTCGGCGGGCTGCCGCCCGCGCTGGTCCTGACCGCCGAGTACGACCCGCTGCGGGACGAGGGCGAGGAGTACGCGCACCGCCTGCTCACCGCGGGGGTGCTCTGCGAGCTGGCGCGCTACCCGGGCCAGATCCATGGCTTCTTCGCGCTGCTCACCGAGCAGCTCAGCATCTCGGCGGTCGCGCACGAGCGGGCCGTGAGCGCACTGCGCAGGGCGTTCGGCAGCGACCTCGGCACGGCCGGAAAGCCGTTGACAACCACGGAAGGAAAGGTATGA
- a CDS encoding N,N-dimethylformamidase beta subunit family domain-containing protein produces MTRRPVDHSAAAVVGYTDRFSLRPGERIAVSASARSADCAVRVLRISHDGREPVRTPVRVGAPESVRLPHQDFDFGSFGRVPAPPPIGGAIGFACWLWPTALPQGRAAIISQGQPEAGPYAALYLLADGRPAFEVRTGQGVVAVDGELALRPRRWYLLAGGYDPAGGAYLLVLPRDPLAGECGAGEASVPPLGELTVGAAPLLLGGRAEAGTVVDNLDGKLDAPCVFDRVPTAGELTELAAGQASPSGLGATAHWDLACDISGDHMLDPVGGHHGRLHNQPLRAVTGHDWAGDVLDWRHADRGYGAVHFHSDDLADAGWDPAFTLDLPAELDPGCYAIELSTTDGVDRVPFFVRPRLDTEKAPLLLLVPTLSYLAYALDHLRQPVRPEDPREVAARFARDNLLHSLYDRHTDGSGVCTASSLRPLLGMRDDHLFRYLGAAHQYSEDVQLIGWLERQGFAFDLLTDHDLDAEGARALGEYRAVITGSHPEYWTGAMLDAVKSYVDGGGKLGYLGGNGAYWVTAIAGDRRQIAELRRGFSGVRTWEAEPGELHLASTGEPGGLWAERGRSPHTLFGIGSTAAGMTTGTAYRLTPDPGDPAADLILAGVDRSAPLGGYGSVLDGAASFETDGVDVLLGSPPDITLLGRAMLGEEYMSACTGPAFGHPRADPVDDRRADLTLLRRPGGGAVFATGSIGWCGALSHAEDDNDVSRVTANVLRWFVSE; encoded by the coding sequence ATGACCCGCCGCCCGGTGGACCACAGCGCCGCGGCCGTCGTCGGCTACACCGACCGGTTCTCGCTGCGCCCCGGCGAGCGGATCGCGGTATCGGCCAGCGCCCGCAGCGCCGACTGCGCCGTGCGGGTGCTGCGGATCAGCCACGACGGGCGGGAGCCGGTGCGTACCCCGGTGCGGGTCGGTGCCCCGGAGTCCGTGCGGCTGCCGCACCAGGACTTCGACTTCGGCTCTTTCGGCCGCGTGCCGGCACCGCCCCCGATCGGCGGCGCGATCGGCTTCGCCTGCTGGCTGTGGCCGACGGCCCTGCCGCAGGGGCGGGCCGCGATCATCAGCCAGGGGCAGCCGGAGGCCGGGCCGTACGCGGCGCTGTACCTGCTCGCCGACGGCAGGCCCGCGTTCGAGGTGCGGACCGGGCAGGGCGTCGTCGCGGTGGACGGCGAGCTCGCCCTGCGGCCACGGCGCTGGTACCTGCTCGCCGGTGGCTACGACCCGGCGGGGGGCGCGTACCTGCTCGTGCTGCCGCGCGACCCGCTGGCGGGCGAGTGCGGAGCCGGGGAGGCGAGCGTCCCGCCGCTGGGTGAGCTGACCGTGGGCGCGGCGCCGCTGCTGCTCGGCGGCCGCGCGGAGGCAGGCACGGTGGTGGACAACCTGGACGGCAAGCTGGACGCGCCCTGCGTGTTCGACCGCGTGCCGACCGCCGGCGAGCTGACCGAGCTCGCCGCGGGGCAGGCCTCGCCCTCCGGGCTCGGCGCGACCGCGCACTGGGACCTCGCCTGCGACATCAGCGGCGACCACATGCTGGATCCGGTCGGCGGCCACCACGGCCGGTTGCACAACCAGCCGCTGCGCGCGGTCACCGGGCATGACTGGGCCGGTGACGTACTGGACTGGCGGCACGCCGACCGTGGCTACGGCGCCGTGCACTTCCACTCCGACGATCTCGCCGACGCGGGCTGGGATCCCGCGTTCACCCTGGACCTGCCCGCGGAGCTGGATCCCGGGTGCTACGCCATCGAACTGTCCACAACGGACGGGGTGGACAGGGTTCCGTTCTTCGTGCGCCCTCGGCTCGACACGGAGAAGGCACCGCTGCTGCTGCTGGTGCCGACCCTCAGCTATCTGGCCTACGCGCTGGACCACCTGCGCCAGCCGGTGCGGCCGGAGGACCCGCGCGAGGTGGCGGCCCGGTTCGCCAGGGACAACCTGCTGCACAGCTTGTACGACCGGCACACCGACGGCAGCGGGGTGTGCACGGCCTCCTCGCTGCGCCCGCTGCTGGGCATGCGCGATGACCACCTGTTCCGCTACCTCGGCGCCGCGCACCAGTACAGCGAGGACGTCCAGCTGATCGGCTGGCTGGAGCGCCAGGGCTTCGCCTTCGACCTGCTCACCGATCACGACCTGGACGCCGAGGGCGCCCGCGCGCTCGGCGAGTACCGGGCGGTGATCACCGGCAGCCATCCGGAGTACTGGACCGGCGCCATGCTGGACGCCGTGAAGTCCTATGTGGATGGTGGAGGCAAGCTCGGTTACCTCGGCGGCAACGGCGCATACTGGGTCACCGCCATCGCCGGGGATCGGCGGCAGATCGCCGAGTTACGCAGGGGGTTCTCCGGGGTGCGCACCTGGGAGGCCGAGCCGGGCGAGCTGCATCTGGCCAGCACCGGCGAGCCCGGCGGGCTGTGGGCCGAGCGCGGCAGGTCGCCGCACACCCTGTTCGGCATCGGCTCCACGGCGGCGGGGATGACCACCGGGACGGCCTACCGGCTGACCCCCGACCCCGGGGACCCCGCCGCGGACCTGATCCTCGCCGGGGTGGACCGTTCGGCACCGCTCGGCGGGTACGGCTCGGTGCTGGACGGCGCCGCCTCCTTCGAGACCGACGGCGTCGACGTGCTGCTCGGGTCACCGCCGGACATCACCCTGCTCGGCAGGGCGATGCTCGGCGAGGAGTACATGTCCGCCTGTACCGGCCCGGCGTTCGGCCATCCGCGAGCCGACCCGGTCGACGACCGCAGGGCCGATCTCACCCTGCTGCGGAGGCCGGGCGGCGGCGCGGTGTTCGCCACCGGCTCCATCGGCTGGTGCGGAGCGCTGTCCCACGCGGAGGACGACAACGACGTGTCGCGGGTGACCGCGAACGTGCTGCGGTGGTTCGTGAGTGAGTGA
- a CDS encoding SDR family NAD(P)-dependent oxidoreductase has protein sequence MAEMSEEAGFAGTVALVTGAAGGIGAAVARALAERGARVAVADLAELPVRKLAGEVDGLGIGLDVRDPDSVFAAVAETTRVLGPVEVLVNSAGVVGGAGPLRSLPVEAFTAALEVNLLGTFLLTRAVGNAMAEAGTGGAIVHLSSAGAFQPTAGLGHYEATKAGVNALTRSAALELAPHRIRVNAIAPGPVDTPLTSEALAEPAARAAWTSRIPLGRIAEPADLVPLVLLLASEQGRHITGTVLPVEGGQLLGSVS, from the coding sequence ATGGCGGAGATGTCCGAGGAAGCGGGCTTCGCCGGCACGGTGGCGCTGGTCACCGGCGCGGCGGGTGGGATCGGCGCCGCGGTGGCCAGGGCACTCGCCGAACGCGGTGCCAGGGTCGCCGTGGCCGACCTGGCCGAACTGCCGGTGCGCAAGCTGGCAGGGGAGGTCGACGGGCTCGGGATCGGGTTGGACGTGCGGGACCCGGACTCGGTGTTCGCCGCGGTCGCGGAGACCACCCGCGTGCTGGGGCCGGTCGAGGTGCTGGTGAACAGCGCGGGCGTGGTCGGCGGCGCCGGCCCGCTGCGGTCGTTGCCGGTCGAGGCGTTCACCGCCGCGCTGGAGGTGAACCTGCTCGGCACCTTCCTGCTGACCAGGGCCGTAGGCAACGCGATGGCGGAGGCCGGTACCGGCGGCGCGATCGTGCACCTCAGCTCGGCAGGCGCCTTCCAGCCGACCGCGGGGCTCGGGCACTACGAGGCGACCAAGGCCGGGGTGAACGCGCTGACCAGATCGGCGGCGCTGGAACTGGCGCCGCACCGGATCCGGGTCAACGCGATCGCCCCCGGCCCGGTGGACACCCCGCTGACCAGCGAGGCGCTGGCCGAGCCCGCGGCCAGGGCGGCCTGGACGTCCCGGATCCCGCTCGGCCGCATCGCCGAGCCCGCCGACCTGGTGCCACTGGTACTGCTGCTGGCCTCGGAGCAGGGGCGGCACATCACCGGGACGGTGCTGCCGGTCGAGGGCGGCCAACTGCTGGGGAGCGTGTCATGA
- a CDS encoding methyltransferase, which yields MTPANPGPILHAATGFMAAKQLFTASEHGLFAALAERPLNSGELAEELDLPERSARILADAMVGLRLVEWADGRYRNSAAADVYLSGRGEGPDLRRFLTFWDRLSFPHWQSYAGAVRTAAPVPFDLSGEAGEVFLDGVQAYNSLHAMLLAEHYDFGVHRRMLDLAGLTPAFLIEAAARNPALCGSFVATGDLLEAARKAASRGGGERIEFHDADVLTDPIPGGCDLYDLVLLEHVVHRYDAEQNRLILAKARRAAETGARLLLLDFLLDPAEGRRLDPLFAGEYLVVDGTVVYPESEVRDWLAATGWSWLETRALPGSPRVMIAEAA from the coding sequence ATGACCCCCGCCAACCCCGGGCCGATCCTGCATGCCGCGACCGGTTTCATGGCGGCCAAGCAGCTGTTCACCGCCAGCGAGCACGGCTTGTTCGCGGCGCTGGCCGAGCGCCCGCTGAACTCCGGCGAGCTCGCCGAGGAACTCGACCTGCCGGAACGCTCGGCGCGCATCCTCGCCGACGCGATGGTGGGCCTGCGCCTCGTGGAGTGGGCCGACGGCCGCTACCGCAACTCCGCCGCGGCCGATGTCTACCTGAGCGGCCGCGGGGAAGGACCCGACCTGCGGCGGTTCCTGACCTTCTGGGACCGGCTCAGCTTCCCGCACTGGCAGTCCTACGCCGGCGCGGTGCGCACGGCCGCGCCGGTCCCCTTCGACCTCAGTGGCGAGGCGGGGGAGGTGTTCCTCGACGGGGTGCAGGCCTACAACTCGCTGCACGCCATGCTGCTCGCCGAGCACTACGACTTCGGCGTTCACCGGCGGATGCTGGACCTCGCCGGGCTGACCCCGGCTTTCCTCATCGAGGCGGCCGCCCGCAACCCGGCACTGTGTGGCAGTTTCGTCGCCACCGGTGACCTGCTGGAAGCCGCGCGCAAGGCGGCCTCCCGGGGTGGCGGGGAGCGGATCGAGTTCCATGACGCCGATGTGCTCACCGACCCGATCCCCGGCGGCTGTGATCTCTACGACCTCGTCCTGCTGGAACACGTCGTGCACCGTTACGACGCCGAGCAGAACCGGCTGATCCTGGCCAAGGCACGGCGGGCCGCGGAGACCGGGGCCCGGCTGCTGCTGCTGGACTTCCTGCTCGACCCGGCCGAGGGTCGTCGGCTGGACCCGCTGTTCGCCGGGGAGTACCTGGTGGTCGACGGGACCGTGGTGTACCCGGAGTCGGAGGTGCGCGACTGGCTGGCGGCCACCGGCTGGAGCTGGCTGGAGACCAGGGCGCTGCCCGGCAGCCCGCGGGTGATGATCGCCGAGGCGGCGTGA
- a CDS encoding zinc-binding dehydrogenase, protein MSPATTRAAVLREYGRPLVLEELPLPAEPEPGAAVVRIDRTTLCGTDAHLWQGGMPGVELPIVLGHEMVGTVVALGEGADRDARGRPVGIGTRLVWSESTCGHCHGCTVLREPVLCADRGYGFRQRADRPPYVTGGLAEYCYLPPGAARLVVPEDMPHDWAAAAGCAVKTALRAVRRAGGVRHGETVVVQGSGPLGLFGTALARAGGAGLVVTVGAPADRLAIARAWGADEVVSVRELTEPESRVARVAELTGPRGADLVLDFAGGPTANHEGVLMCGQRGRHVVVGLAGPDARAVPLDVVMSREIQVLGSLNGDVSDLDGALRFLESFRDRFDFSAAFGAPAGLAESTTALAAMASMTTTKAVISPHLDLKEPA, encoded by the coding sequence ATGAGCCCCGCCACGACCAGGGCCGCGGTCCTGCGCGAGTACGGGCGGCCGCTGGTGCTGGAGGAACTGCCGCTGCCGGCCGAGCCCGAACCCGGCGCCGCCGTGGTCCGGATCGACCGCACCACCCTCTGCGGCACCGACGCGCACCTGTGGCAGGGCGGGATGCCCGGTGTCGAACTGCCCATCGTGCTCGGGCACGAGATGGTCGGCACCGTGGTCGCGCTCGGCGAGGGAGCCGACCGGGACGCGCGCGGCCGCCCGGTCGGGATCGGCACCCGCCTGGTCTGGTCGGAGTCCACCTGCGGGCACTGCCACGGCTGCACGGTGCTGCGCGAGCCGGTGCTGTGCGCCGACCGCGGCTACGGGTTCCGGCAACGGGCGGACCGGCCGCCGTACGTGACCGGCGGCCTCGCCGAGTACTGCTACCTGCCGCCGGGGGCGGCCAGGCTGGTGGTGCCGGAGGACATGCCGCACGACTGGGCCGCCGCCGCGGGCTGCGCGGTGAAGACCGCGCTGCGCGCGGTGCGGCGCGCGGGCGGCGTCCGGCACGGGGAGACCGTGGTGGTGCAGGGCTCCGGCCCGCTCGGGCTGTTCGGCACGGCGCTGGCCCGCGCCGGCGGTGCCGGCCTGGTCGTCACGGTGGGGGCCCCGGCCGACCGGCTCGCCATCGCCCGCGCCTGGGGCGCCGACGAGGTGGTTTCCGTGCGGGAGCTGACCGAACCGGAGTCCAGGGTGGCCAGGGTGGCGGAGCTGACCGGGCCACGCGGCGCCGATCTGGTACTCGACTTCGCCGGCGGGCCCACCGCCAACCACGAGGGTGTGCTGATGTGCGGGCAGCGCGGGCGGCACGTCGTGGTCGGGCTGGCCGGGCCGGACGCGCGGGCCGTCCCGCTGGACGTCGTGATGAGCCGGGAGATCCAGGTACTCGGCTCGCTGAACGGTGACGTGTCCGATCTGGACGGTGCGTTGCGGTTCCTGGAGTCCTTTCGGGACCGGTTCGACTTCTCGGCCGCCTTCGGCGCACCGGCGGGGCTCGCGGAGTCGACAACCGCGCTCGCCGCGATGGCGTCGATGACCACCACCAAGGCCGTCATCTCCCCACACCTCGACCTGAAGGAGCCAGCATGA
- a CDS encoding dienelactone hydrolase family protein: MPPGAPVAVAEAGDLTLRAADGNRVLAYRAVPERGSGAGIVLLPDVRGLHDFYRELARRFAQAGVPALAIDYYGRTASDDRRGPDFDGFEHIAKLRPDHTAADIRVALEHLRSGALGEVGSAFTVGFCVGGALSWGQSALADDLAGAIGFYGRPEECRDLLPRMRAPLLVLAAGADVLTPAEEARRFGTELTEAGVPHRFELYEEAPHSFFDGGFAEHERACAHAWRQVLDFLAEHTAEAAGNPR, encoded by the coding sequence GTGCCGCCGGGTGCCCCGGTGGCGGTGGCCGAGGCAGGCGACCTCACCCTGCGGGCGGCGGACGGCAACCGCGTGCTGGCGTACCGCGCCGTGCCGGAGCGTGGTAGCGGTGCCGGAATCGTGCTGCTGCCGGACGTGCGCGGGCTGCACGACTTCTACCGCGAGCTGGCGCGACGGTTCGCGCAGGCCGGAGTCCCCGCACTCGCCATCGACTACTACGGCCGCACGGCGAGTGACGACCGGCGTGGCCCGGACTTCGACGGCTTCGAGCACATCGCGAAGCTGCGTCCGGACCACACGGCCGCGGACATCCGCGTCGCGCTGGAGCACCTGCGCTCCGGCGCGCTCGGCGAGGTCGGCTCGGCGTTCACCGTCGGCTTCTGCGTCGGCGGCGCGCTGTCCTGGGGCCAGTCCGCGCTGGCCGACGACCTGGCAGGTGCGATCGGCTTCTACGGGCGTCCCGAGGAGTGCCGCGACCTGCTGCCGCGAATGCGGGCACCGCTACTGGTGCTGGCCGCGGGCGCGGACGTGCTGACCCCGGCGGAGGAGGCACGGCGGTTCGGAACCGAGCTGACCGAGGCCGGGGTACCGCACCGGTTCGAGCTGTACGAGGAGGCTCCCCACTCCTTCTTCGACGGTGGCTTCGCCGAGCACGAGCGGGCCTGCGCGCACGCGTGGCGGCAGGTGCTGGACTTCCTCGCCGAGCACACCGCCGAAGCCGCGGGGAACCCGCGATGA
- a CDS encoding branched-chain amino acid ABC transporter permease, which yields MLELSAAIAGLVTGGAYALMGLSILLTYRLVAVVNFAQAAVGAFGAFAMVLLVEQGLPLWLAVLAGLGVGAAVHALVGLIMVRWFSGAGEGIKTAVTVAVYTSFIALGLRLFGAQHPHRFPKPFDTPAFTLGNVVVTWMAVITLLLAGLFAIVPVLLLRHTRIGVLLRALAERPQTAELIGIPVPRLAMAVWAITGAASALAIMIIAGQFASDFGSQALLITPALAAALVGAFRSFPLTLVGGMALGILQSVASTWSEIKEYRGVLPFVAILIVLVWSRRKERWDEFA from the coding sequence GTGCTCGAGCTTTCCGCAGCTATCGCGGGGCTGGTCACCGGGGGCGCGTACGCGTTGATGGGGCTGTCCATCCTGCTCACCTACCGGCTGGTTGCCGTGGTCAACTTCGCACAGGCCGCGGTGGGCGCCTTCGGCGCCTTCGCCATGGTGCTGCTGGTCGAGCAGGGGTTGCCGCTGTGGCTGGCCGTGCTCGCCGGGCTCGGCGTCGGCGCCGCGGTGCACGCGCTGGTCGGGCTGATCATGGTCCGCTGGTTCTCCGGGGCGGGCGAGGGCATCAAGACGGCCGTCACCGTCGCGGTGTACACCTCGTTCATAGCGCTGGGCCTGCGGTTGTTCGGTGCCCAGCACCCGCACCGCTTCCCGAAACCGTTCGACACCCCGGCGTTCACCCTCGGCAACGTGGTGGTGACCTGGATGGCCGTGATCACCCTGCTGCTGGCCGGGTTGTTCGCCATCGTGCCGGTGTTGCTGTTGCGGCACACCAGGATCGGGGTGCTGCTCCGCGCGCTGGCCGAGCGGCCGCAGACGGCCGAACTGATCGGCATCCCGGTGCCGCGGCTGGCGATGGCGGTATGGGCGATCACCGGAGCCGCCAGCGCGCTGGCGATCATGATCATCGCGGGGCAGTTCGCCAGCGACTTCGGCTCGCAGGCGTTGCTGATCACCCCCGCGCTGGCGGCCGCGCTGGTCGGTGCCTTCCGCAGCTTCCCGCTGACCCTGGTGGGTGGGATGGCGCTCGGCATCCTGCAGAGCGTCGCCAGCACCTGGTCGGAGATCAAGGAGTACCGCGGGGTACTGCCGTTCGTGGCCATCCTCATCGTCCTGGTGTGGAGCCGTCGCAAGGAACGCTGGGACGAGTTCGCCTGA